The following are encoded together in the Mycolicibacterium arabiense genome:
- a CDS encoding Ppx/GppA phosphatase family protein, with amino-acid sequence MRVAAVDCGTNSIRLLIADVDGNGLRDVHREMRIVRLGEGVDATGEFAAAALTRTRAALEDYAELMREYHVSKVRMVATSAARDAGNRADFFAMTAEVLGAVVPGAVAEVISGTEEAALSFRGAVGELDDSAGPFVVVDLGGGSTEVVTGGRAGVTASFSADIGCVRLRERCLHSDPPTAEEIADARAVAREGLLQALRVVPVEGARTWVGVAGTMTTLAALAAGMTTYDSDAIHLSRVGFDDLLRVCGDLIAMTYRQRAALGPMHEGRVDVIGGGAIIVEELARELRSRAGITELVVSEHDILDGIALSIE; translated from the coding sequence ATGAGGGTGGCTGCTGTGGATTGCGGCACCAACTCGATCCGTCTGTTGATCGCCGACGTCGACGGGAATGGTCTGCGCGACGTGCACCGCGAGATGCGGATCGTCCGGCTCGGCGAGGGCGTCGACGCCACTGGCGAATTCGCTGCGGCGGCACTGACTCGCACCCGCGCCGCGCTCGAGGACTACGCCGAGCTGATGCGGGAGTACCACGTGTCGAAGGTGCGGATGGTCGCGACGTCGGCGGCGCGCGATGCGGGCAACCGGGCCGACTTCTTCGCCATGACGGCCGAGGTGCTCGGCGCGGTGGTGCCGGGTGCGGTGGCCGAGGTCATCAGCGGAACCGAGGAGGCGGCGTTGTCGTTCCGCGGCGCCGTGGGCGAACTGGACGACTCCGCAGGGCCGTTCGTGGTCGTCGACCTCGGTGGCGGTTCGACCGAGGTGGTCACCGGCGGGCGGGCCGGGGTGACCGCGAGCTTCTCGGCCGACATCGGCTGCGTGCGGCTGCGGGAGCGGTGTCTGCACAGCGACCCCCCGACCGCCGAGGAGATCGCCGATGCCCGGGCGGTCGCGCGCGAGGGACTGCTGCAGGCACTGCGGGTGGTTCCGGTGGAGGGTGCGCGCACCTGGGTGGGCGTGGCCGGGACGATGACGACGCTGGCGGCGCTGGCCGCGGGCATGACGACCTACGACTCTGACGCAATCCACCTGTCCCGCGTGGGTTTCGACGACCTGCTGCGCGTCTGCGGCGACCTGATCGCGATGACCTATCGGCAGCGTGCCGCGCTGGGCCCGATGCACGAGGGACGCGTCGACGTCATCGGTGGCGGCGCCATCATCGTCGAGGAACTGGCACGCGAACTGCGCAGTCGCGCGGGCATCACCGAACTCGTGGTGAGTGAGCACGACATCCTCGACGGCATCGCGTTGTCGATCGAATAG
- a CDS encoding propionyl-CoA synthetase — protein MAGARGYQEVFQASIDDPEAFWAEAARAVTWTRPPTRILDDSNPPLYRWFPDAELNTCANALDRHVDQGRGEQAALIYDSPVTGTKRTYTYRELLDHTARFAGVLRENGVGKGDRVVIYMPMIPEAVIAMLACARLGAVHSVVFGGFAAHELAARIDDARPAVVVSASCGIEPTRTVEYKPMLDAALDAAEHDTPTCVIVQRDGNECALTPGRDVDWAVAMADAQPVDPVPVAAIDPLYVLYTSGTTGKPKGIVRDNGGHAVALLWTMRHVYDTQPGDVYWAASDVGWVVGHSYIVYGPLLLGATTVLYEGKPVGTPDAGAFWRVAAEYGVKVLFTAPTAMRAIKKDDPNAKHVGDYDLSKLRYLFQAGERLDPGTYQWADEKLGIPVIDHWWQTETGWSIAANPLGIEQMPVKPGSATVPMPGYDVRVLRPDGTEADRGEEGAICVRLPLPPGTLPTLWGDDDRYVASYLKAFPGYYLSGDGGYVDEDGYLFVMGRTDDVINVAGHRLSTGSIEAVLATHPAVAECAVIGVADEIKGQAPRGFVVLKAGAKGGDDLAGELVEAVRTRIGAVASLKRVDVVPALPKTRSGKILRKTMRGIADGRDEPVPSTIEDPAVLDALRPILRS, from the coding sequence ATGGCAGGCGCACGCGGATATCAGGAAGTCTTCCAAGCCAGCATCGACGACCCGGAGGCGTTCTGGGCCGAGGCTGCACGCGCGGTGACCTGGACCCGCCCCCCGACGCGCATCCTCGACGACTCCAACCCGCCGCTGTACCGCTGGTTCCCCGACGCCGAACTCAACACGTGCGCGAACGCGCTCGACCGGCACGTCGACCAAGGTAGAGGCGAGCAGGCTGCCCTGATCTACGACTCCCCCGTCACCGGCACCAAGCGCACCTACACCTATCGCGAACTCCTCGACCACACTGCGCGATTCGCAGGCGTCCTGCGCGAAAACGGCGTGGGCAAGGGCGACCGCGTCGTCATCTACATGCCGATGATCCCCGAGGCCGTCATCGCGATGCTGGCCTGCGCCCGCCTCGGCGCCGTCCACTCCGTCGTCTTCGGCGGGTTCGCCGCGCACGAGCTGGCCGCCCGCATCGACGACGCCCGACCCGCCGTCGTCGTCTCGGCGTCGTGCGGCATCGAGCCCACCCGCACCGTCGAGTACAAGCCGATGCTCGACGCCGCCCTCGACGCGGCCGAACACGACACCCCGACGTGCGTCATCGTGCAGCGCGACGGCAACGAATGCGCCCTGACGCCGGGACGGGACGTCGACTGGGCCGTCGCGATGGCGGACGCGCAACCGGTCGATCCCGTGCCCGTCGCCGCCATCGACCCGCTCTACGTGCTGTACACCTCCGGTACCACTGGCAAGCCCAAGGGCATCGTCCGCGACAACGGCGGGCACGCCGTCGCGCTGCTGTGGACCATGCGCCACGTCTACGACACCCAGCCGGGCGACGTGTACTGGGCCGCCTCCGACGTCGGCTGGGTGGTCGGCCACTCCTACATCGTCTACGGGCCACTGCTTCTCGGAGCGACGACGGTGCTCTACGAGGGCAAGCCGGTAGGCACCCCGGACGCGGGGGCGTTCTGGCGGGTCGCCGCCGAGTACGGCGTCAAGGTCCTGTTCACCGCCCCGACGGCAATGCGCGCGATCAAGAAGGACGATCCCAACGCCAAACACGTTGGTGACTACGACCTCTCGAAGCTGCGCTACCTGTTTCAGGCGGGTGAGCGGCTCGACCCAGGCACCTACCAGTGGGCCGACGAGAAGCTGGGCATCCCCGTCATCGACCACTGGTGGCAGACCGAGACCGGATGGTCGATCGCCGCCAACCCCCTTGGCATCGAGCAGATGCCGGTCAAGCCAGGGTCGGCCACCGTCCCGATGCCCGGCTACGACGTCCGCGTCCTGCGCCCCGACGGCACCGAGGCCGACCGCGGCGAGGAAGGTGCGATCTGCGTCCGGTTGCCGCTACCGCCGGGCACGCTCCCGACCCTGTGGGGTGACGACGACCGCTACGTCGCCTCCTACCTCAAGGCGTTCCCCGGGTACTACCTCTCCGGTGACGGCGGTTACGTCGACGAGGACGGCTACCTGTTCGTCATGGGCCGCACCGACGACGTCATCAACGTTGCCGGACATCGTCTTTCGACCGGTTCCATCGAAGCCGTGCTCGCGACCCACCCCGCGGTCGCCGAGTGTGCGGTCATCGGCGTCGCCGACGAGATCAAGGGACAGGCACCGCGCGGGTTCGTCGTGCTCAAGGCCGGCGCCAAGGGCGGCGACGACCTGGCCGGTGAGCTCGTCGAGGCGGTGCGCACCCGCATCGGCGCCGTGGCCAGCCTCAAGCGGGTCGACGTCGTGCCTGCGCTGCCGAAGACCCGCTCGGGCAAGATCCTGCGCAAGACCATGCGCGGCATCGCCGACGGGCGCGACGAGCCGGTGCCCTCGACGATCGAGGATCCCGCGGTACTCGATGCGCTGCGGCCGATCCTTCGATCCTGA